The Priestia aryabhattai genome contains a region encoding:
- the hprK gene encoding HPr(Ser) kinase/phosphatase, with translation MVKVRTKDIIEKFKLELISGEEGIDRPISTSDISRPGIEMAGYFTYYPAERIQLLGKTELSFFKQLDDEQKKVRMEKMCTDITPAIIVSREMDVPKELIEASERESVPVLRSNFKTTRLSSHLTNFLESRLAPTTALHGVLVDIYGIGVLIMGKSGVGKSETALELVKRGHRLVADDCVEIRQEDQDTLVGNAPGLIEHLLEIRGLGIINVMTLFGAGAVRSYKRISLVIQLETWDQQKHYDRLGLEEDKMKIIDTDVTKITLPVRPGRNLAVIIEVAAMNFRLKRMGINAAEQFSARLTDVIEEGDREDL, from the coding sequence GTGGTTAAAGTACGTACAAAAGACATCATTGAGAAATTTAAATTAGAGCTTATTAGCGGAGAAGAAGGAATCGACCGTCCTATTTCAACGAGTGATATTTCACGTCCAGGTATTGAAATGGCAGGTTATTTTACATATTACCCAGCAGAACGTATCCAGCTGTTAGGTAAAACAGAACTATCGTTTTTTAAACAGTTAGATGATGAACAAAAAAAAGTTCGAATGGAAAAAATGTGTACAGATATCACGCCGGCTATCATTGTTTCGCGTGAAATGGATGTACCGAAAGAACTTATCGAAGCTTCAGAGCGTGAATCAGTTCCTGTGCTGCGTTCAAACTTTAAAACAACGCGACTTTCCAGCCATTTAACGAATTTTCTTGAAAGCCGGCTAGCACCTACTACTGCCCTACACGGCGTATTAGTTGATATATACGGAATTGGTGTATTAATCATGGGAAAAAGCGGCGTTGGTAAAAGTGAAACAGCTCTAGAGCTTGTTAAGCGAGGACATCGCCTTGTAGCCGATGACTGTGTGGAAATCCGTCAAGAAGATCAAGACACGCTTGTAGGAAATGCGCCTGGTTTAATCGAGCATTTGCTTGAAATTCGCGGACTAGGGATCATCAATGTGATGACGCTATTCGGCGCAGGAGCTGTACGGAGCTATAAGCGAATTTCGCTTGTTATTCAGTTAGAGACATGGGATCAGCAGAAACATTATGATCGCCTTGGTTTAGAAGAAGATAAAATGAAAATTATTGATACAGACGTTACAAAAATTACATTGCCAGTACGCCCAGGACGAAACTTAGCTGTTATCATTGAAGTGGCAGCAATGAACTTCCGCTTAAAGCGTATGGGTATTAACGCAGCAGAACAATTTTCTGCACGTCTAACAGATGTAATTGAAGAAGGAGATCGTGAAGATTTATAA
- the uvrB gene encoding excinuclease ABC subunit UvrB: protein MKDQFELVSPYQPQGDQPKAIEKIVKGIKEGKQHQVLLGATGTGKTFTMSNVIKEINKPTLIMAHNKTLAGQLYSEFKEFFPNNAVEYFVSYYDYYQPEAYVPQTDTFIEKDASINDEIDKLRHSATSALFERKDVIIIASVSCIYGLGSPEEYKEMVVSLRVGMEKERNQLLRTLVDVQYERNDIDFKRGTFRVRGDVVEIFPVSRDEHCIRVEFFGDEIDRIREVDALTGEIIGDREHVAIFPASHFVTREEKMRVAIQNIEKELEEQLEKLKEAGKLLEAQRLEQRTRYDLEMMREMGFCSGIENYSRHLTLRPAGSTPYTLLDFFPEDFLLVVDESHVTIPQVRGMYNGDQARKQVLVNHGFRLPSALDNRPLKFDEFEQHIKQIVHVSATPGPYELEKAPDVIEQIIRPTGLLDPNIEVRPIEGQIDDLIGEIHDRIKRNERVLVTTLTKKMSEDLTNYLKEIGIKVQYLHSEVKTLERIEIIRELRLGKYDVLIGINLLREGLDIPEVSLVTILDADKEGFLRSERSLIQTIGRAARNANGHVIMYADRITNSMDIAINETKRRRSIQEAYNEEHGITPTTIQKEVRGSIRATVVAEDTETYEEAPAFDKLNKKEKAKLIEEMEQEMKEAAKALNFERAAELRDLILELKAEG from the coding sequence TTGAAAGATCAGTTTGAATTAGTATCCCCCTATCAACCGCAAGGTGATCAGCCAAAGGCAATTGAAAAGATTGTGAAAGGAATTAAAGAAGGTAAGCAGCATCAAGTTTTGTTAGGTGCTACAGGAACGGGAAAAACCTTTACCATGTCTAATGTTATTAAGGAAATAAATAAGCCGACATTAATTATGGCTCATAACAAAACGCTTGCTGGTCAATTGTACAGTGAGTTTAAAGAGTTTTTTCCTAATAATGCAGTCGAATACTTTGTCAGTTACTATGATTACTATCAGCCTGAAGCTTATGTACCTCAAACAGATACATTTATTGAAAAAGATGCAAGCATTAATGATGAGATTGATAAACTTCGTCACTCGGCAACTTCTGCTCTTTTTGAACGAAAAGATGTCATTATTATTGCCAGCGTGTCCTGTATTTATGGATTAGGGTCTCCGGAAGAATACAAAGAAATGGTCGTATCTCTTCGAGTAGGAATGGAAAAAGAGCGCAATCAGCTGCTTCGTACGCTAGTGGATGTCCAGTACGAAAGAAACGATATTGACTTCAAGCGTGGAACGTTTCGCGTTCGCGGTGATGTTGTTGAGATTTTTCCTGTCTCTCGAGATGAACACTGTATTCGCGTTGAGTTTTTCGGCGATGAAATTGATCGCATCCGTGAAGTCGACGCCTTAACAGGAGAAATTATTGGAGATCGTGAACACGTGGCTATCTTCCCAGCATCTCACTTCGTCACGAGGGAAGAAAAAATGCGTGTTGCCATTCAAAATATTGAAAAAGAACTAGAAGAACAGCTAGAGAAGTTAAAAGAAGCAGGAAAGCTTTTAGAAGCGCAGCGCTTGGAGCAGCGCACGCGCTATGACCTAGAAATGATGAGAGAAATGGGATTTTGTTCGGGAATCGAGAATTACTCTCGTCATTTAACTCTTCGTCCGGCTGGTTCTACACCTTATACACTGCTGGATTTCTTCCCGGAAGATTTCCTTCTTGTTGTGGATGAATCCCACGTTACAATTCCTCAAGTTAGAGGAATGTATAATGGAGACCAAGCGCGTAAACAAGTGTTGGTGAATCATGGTTTCCGCTTGCCGTCTGCATTAGATAACCGTCCTCTTAAATTTGATGAATTTGAACAGCATATTAAACAAATTGTTCATGTTTCAGCAACACCAGGTCCTTACGAACTTGAGAAGGCACCTGATGTAATTGAACAAATTATTCGCCCAACGGGATTATTAGATCCAAATATTGAAGTTCGACCAATTGAAGGACAGATTGATGATTTAATTGGAGAAATTCACGACCGGATTAAGCGAAATGAACGAGTACTAGTTACGACGTTAACAAAGAAAATGTCTGAGGATTTAACGAACTACTTAAAAGAAATCGGCATCAAAGTTCAATATCTTCACTCTGAAGTGAAAACGCTCGAGCGTATTGAAATTATCCGAGAGCTGCGGCTTGGAAAATACGATGTGCTTATAGGAATTAACTTACTGCGTGAAGGTTTAGATATTCCAGAAGTTTCGCTAGTAACTATATTAGACGCGGATAAAGAAGGATTCTTGCGTTCAGAACGATCGCTTATTCAAACCATTGGACGTGCTGCGCGAAACGCTAATGGACATGTCATTATGTACGCAGATCGCATTACAAACTCTATGGATATTGCGATCAATGAGACCAAGCGTCGTAGAAGTATTCAAGAAGCTTACAATGAAGAGCACGGTATTACGCCGACAACGATTCAAAAAGAAGTTCGAGGCTCAATTCGGGCAACAGTGGTAGCAGAAGATACAGAAACGTACGAAGAAGCACCGGCATTTGATAAGCTCAACAAAAAAGAAAAAGCAAAGCTCATAGAAGAAATGGAACAAGAAATGAAAGAAGCAGCCAAAGCGCTTAACTTTGAACGCGCTGCTGAACTTCGTGACTTGATTCTAGAATTAAAAGCAGAAGGGTGA
- a CDS encoding sigma-54 interaction domain-containing protein produces the protein MASVDQVLINNSFTTVEESTSLAKVKSELSNYDFVVVTASTFYVIQKDERYLLTGHDGASSIKKVIADTNWPSSSTSTLANLQANTNWNRPVLIQAENQETTIGLVTPSQWITHLHSQNEILASYFDTLAETINDAVTAVDNEGNVILWNTAAEHTYKIQRDDIIGRKIGEHFKDESIILHTILNEGRPVRGTYHRPNEQTHVLINASPIIRNNRVIGGVATEHDITNIVRLNEEIDVSLLIPKDNPFSSFAGISPEIKQAVDIAKKVASTDMPILLTGEPGSGKEMLAQAIHYGGSKHKEPFLSLNCATIPSGLLEIELFGHQKDVFSEDPTTIAGKLEQAHNGTLFIEEIDKMPLEIQVTFLRYLEERSFYHVGGTEEIQVQTRIVASTTTPLEELLKAGEFHENLYYLLTVINIIIPPLRDHKEDIEALTQQFVQEFSKKYKKKAPFISSEVLEAFMQYDWPGNIRELRNTIERMIFLSDQSLITLTHLPDNLKDASSFTEVQKEEDSLQEARLIEETLQKTYGNKSAAADLLGISRGTLYNKIKEYGLN, from the coding sequence ATGGCAAGCGTTGATCAAGTTCTTATAAATAACTCCTTTACAACAGTTGAAGAATCAACTTCTTTAGCTAAAGTGAAATCTGAACTTTCAAACTATGATTTCGTTGTAGTCACAGCAAGTACCTTTTATGTAATACAAAAAGATGAACGATACCTTTTAACAGGTCATGACGGGGCATCGTCCATTAAAAAAGTAATAGCGGATACAAATTGGCCTTCATCTTCTACTTCTACGTTAGCCAATTTACAAGCCAACACAAACTGGAATAGACCAGTCCTCATTCAAGCAGAAAACCAAGAAACTACAATAGGACTTGTAACACCTTCACAGTGGATTACACATTTGCATAGCCAAAATGAGATATTAGCTTCCTATTTTGATACATTGGCAGAAACCATTAATGATGCAGTGACAGCGGTCGATAATGAAGGAAATGTAATCTTGTGGAATACTGCTGCGGAACATACGTATAAGATTCAGAGAGATGATATTATTGGTAGAAAAATCGGAGAGCATTTCAAAGATGAATCCATCATTCTACATACGATTCTAAATGAAGGGCGCCCTGTGCGCGGAACGTATCATCGTCCTAATGAACAAACTCACGTGCTCATCAATGCATCTCCTATTATAAGAAACAATCGAGTCATAGGTGGAGTTGCAACCGAACATGACATTACCAATATTGTAAGATTAAATGAAGAAATTGATGTGTCTCTTCTCATTCCGAAAGATAATCCATTTTCTTCTTTTGCGGGTATCAGTCCTGAAATTAAGCAAGCCGTTGACATTGCCAAAAAAGTGGCATCTACAGATATGCCTATTTTATTAACAGGAGAACCTGGTTCGGGGAAAGAAATGCTGGCTCAAGCCATTCATTACGGGGGATCCAAACATAAAGAACCTTTTTTATCTTTAAATTGCGCCACTATTCCATCTGGACTCCTGGAAATTGAGCTCTTTGGTCATCAAAAAGATGTCTTTTCAGAAGATCCAACGACCATTGCGGGAAAACTGGAGCAGGCTCATAACGGAACGTTATTTATTGAAGAAATTGATAAAATGCCTCTTGAAATTCAAGTTACGTTTCTCCGTTACTTGGAAGAACGATCCTTTTATCACGTTGGAGGAACTGAAGAAATTCAAGTCCAAACCCGAATTGTAGCCTCTACCACTACACCTTTGGAAGAGTTGCTAAAGGCCGGTGAATTTCATGAAAATCTTTACTATTTGCTGACCGTCATTAACATTATTATTCCGCCGCTTCGAGACCATAAAGAAGACATCGAAGCATTGACTCAGCAATTTGTACAGGAATTTAGTAAAAAGTATAAAAAGAAAGCTCCTTTCATCAGCTCTGAAGTTCTCGAAGCCTTTATGCAATACGATTGGCCAGGCAATATTCGCGAGCTGAGAAATACGATTGAAAGAATGATTTTTCTAAGTGATCAGTCGTTGATTACCCTTACGCACCTTCCTGACAATCTGAAGGATGCAAGTTCTTTCACAGAAGTTCAAAAAGAAGAAGATTCTCTCCAAGAAGCTAGGCTAATAGAAGAGACTCTTCAAAAAACCTATGGAAACAAAAGTGCAGCAGCAGATTTACTTGGCATTTCACGCGGCACCCTTTATAACAAAATCAAAGAATACGGATTAAACTAA
- the lgt gene encoding prolipoprotein diacylglyceryl transferase, whose product MEATIQPLDRVFLEIGPLTVYWYGVIIGAGVLLGLYIATRESVRRGLSKDTFVDLILFAVPIAIICARIYYVSFEWGYYSKHLNEIPQIWQGGIAIHGGLIGGVLTAIVYSKVKKISFWKLADIAAPSLILGQAIGRWGNFMNQEAHGGPVTRAFLEGLHLPNFIINQMYINGTYYHPTFLYESLWDFAGFILLMVLRRTSLRKGEIFLSYLIWYSVGRFFVEGLRTDSLMLTHTLRIAQVVSLALIVIAIILIIIRRVTGMSKQKYLENEEAQSKA is encoded by the coding sequence GTGGAAGCAACTATTCAGCCGTTAGATCGTGTTTTCCTTGAAATTGGCCCTCTAACGGTCTACTGGTACGGCGTAATTATCGGTGCAGGTGTTCTGTTAGGTCTTTATATTGCGACAAGAGAAAGCGTAAGAAGAGGCTTATCAAAAGATACATTTGTTGATCTTATCTTATTTGCTGTGCCAATAGCCATTATTTGTGCACGAATTTATTATGTCTCGTTTGAATGGGGATACTATTCGAAGCATTTAAATGAAATACCTCAAATTTGGCAAGGTGGGATTGCCATTCATGGTGGTTTAATCGGAGGCGTGTTAACTGCCATTGTGTATTCGAAAGTGAAAAAGATTTCATTTTGGAAGTTGGCTGATATTGCTGCGCCTAGTTTAATCCTTGGCCAAGCCATTGGGCGCTGGGGCAACTTTATGAATCAAGAGGCACATGGGGGGCCGGTTACCCGTGCTTTTTTAGAAGGTTTACACCTTCCAAATTTTATTATTAATCAAATGTATATTAACGGTACGTATTATCATCCTACGTTTTTATACGAATCATTATGGGATTTTGCCGGATTTATCCTGTTGATGGTACTTCGCCGCACCAGTCTGCGAAAAGGAGAAATTTTCTTATCTTATTTAATCTGGTACTCAGTTGGACGCTTCTTTGTAGAAGGGCTTCGCACGGATAGCTTAATGCTGACGCATACACTCAGAATCGCTCAAGTTGTTTCACTTGCACTGATTGTAATAGCCATTATCTTAATTATCATCCGCCGCGTGACGGGAATGAGTAAACAGAAATATTTAGAGAATGAAGAAGCACAATCTAAGGCGTAA
- a CDS encoding PspC domain-containing protein → MRKLYRSRTNRKLAGVIGGISQYIGIDASLLRVLFIISLFFTVGTPVILYMIFVFLVPNEEGDF, encoded by the coding sequence GTGCGAAAGTTGTATCGTTCGCGAACAAATCGCAAGCTTGCGGGTGTTATCGGCGGTATTTCTCAGTATATCGGAATAGATGCTTCACTACTGCGCGTATTGTTTATCATCAGTTTATTTTTTACAGTGGGTACCCCGGTCATTTTATATATGATTTTTGTGTTTTTAGTTCCAAATGAAGAAGGAGATTTCTAA
- a CDS encoding DUF4097 family beta strand repeat-containing protein: MSEKRKQILQMVEEGKLSVDEALTLLNSLEKDSANDSSYATSDKAELSPYVGEKQKKTYASKSSQSSLKEKLFTFVDQTVKKVKEGDLDFNFGPSIDVQHIFQQSEAYIQEIDVDLANGSVQLRPWGSTEVRIECEAAIYKVENSDEARRTFLQHTAFSIENGKLRFAIQQKQMKVKAIIYIPEMEYERVKLRMFNGSIDGERLSVRDLKAKTANGTIRFYDVNSHSLEMETSNGHMELSRIFASKCELETINGTVKFDGDTKKIDVQTFNGDIDTYLKGERIEKAFFKTTTGSITLYTPPHLSVDGDLKSNFGNFTCTLPEMEIVDEKKETVMKQLRFKANVASPKGYKLLAESKTGSIVIK; this comes from the coding sequence ATGAGTGAAAAGCGCAAACAAATTTTACAGATGGTAGAAGAGGGAAAACTTAGTGTAGACGAGGCATTAACTTTGCTAAACTCACTGGAAAAAGACTCAGCTAATGATTCTTCCTATGCTACGTCTGATAAAGCTGAGCTATCCCCTTATGTAGGAGAAAAACAGAAAAAAACGTACGCTTCTAAGTCATCTCAAAGCTCTTTAAAAGAAAAATTATTTACATTTGTGGATCAAACGGTAAAAAAAGTAAAAGAAGGAGATTTAGATTTTAACTTTGGACCTTCGATTGACGTTCAGCACATCTTTCAACAATCAGAAGCATATATTCAAGAGATTGATGTAGATTTAGCAAATGGAAGCGTCCAGCTCCGGCCTTGGGGAAGTACAGAAGTACGAATAGAGTGTGAAGCTGCTATCTACAAAGTAGAGAATTCAGATGAAGCGCGCCGCACTTTCTTGCAGCATACTGCATTTTCCATTGAAAATGGCAAACTGCGCTTTGCTATTCAGCAAAAACAAATGAAGGTGAAAGCGATTATTTATATTCCAGAAATGGAATATGAACGCGTTAAACTCCGTATGTTTAATGGTTCAATCGATGGGGAAAGACTAAGCGTACGAGACCTAAAAGCCAAAACAGCTAATGGTACCATCCGCTTTTACGATGTGAATAGCCATTCTCTTGAAATGGAGACATCAAACGGGCATATGGAACTTTCTCGAATTTTTGCTTCGAAATGTGAGCTTGAAACAATCAATGGAACCGTTAAATTTGATGGGGATACAAAGAAAATTGACGTGCAAACATTTAACGGAGATATTGATACGTATTTAAAAGGAGAGCGCATTGAAAAAGCATTTTTCAAAACGACTACGGGAAGCATTACGCTCTATACGCCGCCCCACCTCTCCGTTGATGGAGATTTGAAATCTAACTTTGGGAATTTTACATGTACACTTCCTGAGATGGAAATAGTAGATGAGAAAAAAGAAACGGTGATGAAACAGCTTCGTTTCAAAGCCAATGTCGCTTCGCCTAAAGGCTATAAATTGTTAGCTGAATCCAAAACGGGTTCAATTGTTATAAAATAG
- a CDS encoding phage holin family protein, whose translation MLLRGIISILINALVLIVIAGYIDTFHLESVSAAIIASLILSILNVFVKPILILLTLPVTFLTLGLFLFVINAITLMITQSVMGDSFNIDGFGTALLASVIMSLLNALIQRVIVEPLQNRR comes from the coding sequence ATGTTATTGCGTGGAATCATTAGTATTTTAATCAATGCCCTCGTATTAATAGTAATCGCAGGTTATATTGACACCTTTCACCTGGAATCAGTCAGTGCAGCTATTATCGCCAGCTTGATTCTATCGATTTTGAATGTGTTTGTTAAGCCGATTTTAATTTTACTTACCCTGCCGGTGACATTTCTTACGCTTGGCCTATTTTTATTCGTCATTAATGCCATTACGCTGATGATTACACAAAGTGTTATGGGAGACTCTTTTAATATTGACGGGTTTGGTACAGCGCTTTTAGCCTCAGTAATCATGTCGCTTCTAAATGCGCTTATTCAACGAGTGATTGTTGAACCCCTTCAAAATAGAAGGTAA
- the uvrA gene encoding excinuclease ABC subunit UvrA, protein MAMEKIVVKGARAHNLKNIDIEIPRDKLVVLTGLSGSGKSSLAFDTIYAEGQRRYVESLSAYARQFLGQMDKPDVDSIEGLSPAISIDQKTTSRNPRSTVGTVTEIYDYLRLLFARVGKPICPNHGIEITSQTIEQMVDRILEYPERTKLQVLAPVVSGRKGTHVKVLEDIKKEGYVRIRVDGEMREITEEIELEKNKKHSIEVVIDRVVVKEGVAARLSDSLESALRLGDGKVIIDVIGEEELLFSEHHACPKCGFSIGELEPRMFSFNSPYGACPTCDGLGTKLEVDKDLVIPNYDLTLRQHAIAPWEPTSSQYYPQLLEAVCTHYGIDMDVPVRDIPEHLFDKVLYGSGKEKIYFRYENDFGQVRENHIEFEGVLRNVERRYHETSSDYIREQMEKYMAQQACPKCKGNRLKRESLAVLIDEKHIGDTTRFSVKEAYDFFESLSLSEKDMKIADMVLREIRERLSFLINVGLDYLTLNRSAGTLSGGEAQRIRLATQIGSRLTGVLYILDEPSIGLHQRDNDRLIRTMQDMRDIGNTLIVVEHDEDTMMAADYLIDIGPGAGVHGGAVVSQGTPQEVMDDANSLTGQYLSGEKFIPLPAERRSIDKDRMIEIIGAKENNLKNVKAKLPLGMFMAVTGVSGSGKSTLVNDILHKSLAQKLHKAKSKAGEHKEIKGIEHLDKVIDIDQSPIGRTPRSNPATYTGVFDDIRDVFAQTNEAKVRGYKKGRFSFNVKGGRCEACRGDGIIKIEMHFLPDVYVPCEVCHGKRYNRETLEVKYKDQNISDVLDMTVEDALHFFENIPKIKRKLQTIYDVGLGYITLGQPATTLSGGEAQRVKLASELHRRSTGRTLYILDEPTTGLHVDDIARLLKVLQRLVENGDTVLVIEHNLDVIKAADYLLDLGPEGGDKGGQIVATGTPEEVAKVKESYTGHYLKPILERDRKRMEKKVEKAEALTR, encoded by the coding sequence ATGGCGATGGAAAAAATCGTGGTAAAAGGTGCACGAGCCCACAATTTGAAAAATATTGATATTGAAATCCCGCGGGACAAATTAGTGGTGTTAACAGGGTTATCAGGTTCTGGTAAATCTTCTTTGGCTTTCGATACCATCTATGCAGAAGGACAAAGACGTTATGTTGAATCGCTTTCGGCATACGCAAGACAGTTTTTAGGTCAAATGGATAAGCCGGATGTAGATTCGATCGAAGGGTTGTCGCCTGCTATTTCAATCGATCAAAAAACAACGAGCCGAAACCCTCGTTCAACCGTCGGAACTGTGACCGAAATCTATGATTATTTGCGCCTTTTGTTTGCTCGTGTAGGAAAGCCGATTTGTCCTAATCATGGGATTGAAATTACGTCTCAAACTATTGAGCAAATGGTAGATAGAATTTTAGAGTACCCTGAACGCACAAAACTTCAAGTACTGGCCCCTGTGGTATCCGGCCGAAAAGGCACCCACGTGAAAGTATTAGAAGATATTAAAAAGGAAGGGTACGTTCGAATTCGAGTAGACGGGGAAATGCGTGAAATAACAGAAGAAATTGAACTTGAAAAAAACAAAAAGCACTCAATTGAAGTAGTGATTGATCGCGTTGTTGTAAAAGAAGGTGTAGCCGCTCGTTTGTCGGACTCTTTGGAATCAGCTCTTCGCCTTGGAGATGGGAAAGTAATTATTGACGTAATAGGTGAAGAAGAACTGCTTTTTAGTGAGCATCATGCTTGTCCAAAATGTGGCTTCTCCATTGGAGAACTTGAGCCCCGCATGTTTTCATTTAATAGTCCGTACGGGGCGTGTCCAACGTGTGACGGATTAGGAACGAAATTGGAAGTGGATAAAGATTTAGTTATTCCTAACTATGACTTAACACTTCGTCAGCACGCAATTGCACCTTGGGAGCCAACAAGTTCTCAATACTATCCGCAGCTGCTTGAAGCCGTATGTACACATTACGGCATTGATATGGATGTGCCGGTTCGAGATATCCCGGAACATTTATTTGATAAAGTATTATATGGCAGCGGTAAAGAAAAAATTTACTTTCGCTATGAAAATGATTTTGGCCAAGTAAGAGAAAATCATATCGAATTTGAAGGCGTGCTTCGGAACGTAGAGCGTCGTTATCATGAAACAAGTTCGGATTATATCCGTGAGCAAATGGAAAAATACATGGCTCAGCAAGCATGTCCAAAATGTAAAGGAAATCGCTTGAAACGCGAAAGCTTAGCGGTGCTTATTGACGAAAAGCATATAGGAGATACAACGCGCTTTTCAGTAAAAGAAGCATATGACTTTTTTGAAAGTCTCAGTCTATCTGAAAAAGACATGAAGATTGCGGATATGGTACTACGTGAAATTCGGGAGCGTCTAAGCTTTCTCATTAACGTGGGGCTAGATTATTTAACATTAAACCGCTCTGCTGGAACTCTTTCAGGAGGAGAAGCACAGCGGATTCGTTTGGCTACTCAAATTGGTTCTCGTTTGACGGGGGTTCTTTATATTTTAGATGAACCTTCTATCGGTCTTCATCAACGTGACAATGATCGCTTAATTCGCACGATGCAAGATATGCGCGATATTGGAAATACGTTGATTGTTGTAGAACATGACGAAGATACGATGATGGCAGCTGATTATTTAATTGATATCGGACCAGGAGCCGGCGTACACGGGGGTGCCGTTGTTTCTCAAGGTACGCCTCAGGAAGTGATGGATGATGCAAACTCTTTAACGGGTCAATATCTATCAGGAGAGAAGTTTATTCCTCTTCCAGCCGAAAGACGGTCGATAGATAAAGATCGGATGATTGAAATTATAGGAGCAAAAGAAAACAATTTAAAAAATGTAAAAGCAAAGCTTCCGTTAGGTATGTTCATGGCTGTTACAGGTGTATCTGGATCAGGTAAGAGTACGCTTGTAAATGATATCCTTCACAAATCATTGGCGCAAAAGCTGCATAAAGCAAAAAGCAAAGCAGGAGAACATAAAGAAATCAAAGGCATTGAACACTTAGATAAAGTCATTGATATTGATCAGTCTCCGATAGGCCGTACGCCTCGTTCGAACCCTGCAACCTATACAGGTGTATTCGATGACATTCGAGATGTATTTGCGCAAACAAACGAAGCAAAAGTTCGCGGATATAAAAAAGGCCGTTTTAGCTTTAACGTGAAAGGCGGCCGCTGTGAAGCTTGTCGAGGAGACGGTATTATTAAAATCGAAATGCATTTCTTGCCAGATGTATACGTCCCTTGTGAAGTCTGCCACGGCAAACGATATAACCGTGAAACTTTAGAAGTAAAATACAAAGATCAAAATATTTCAGATGTGTTGGATATGACGGTCGAAGACGCGCTTCACTTCTTTGAAAACATTCCAAAGATTAAGCGGAAGCTGCAGACAATTTACGATGTAGGACTTGGCTATATTACACTTGGCCAGCCGGCTACTACTCTATCCGGTGGAGAGGCGCAGCGTGTAAAGCTAGCTTCAGAGCTTCACCGTCGTTCAACAGGAAGAACGCTGTACATTTTAGACGAACCGACTACCGGTCTTCATGTCGATGATATCGCACGGTTATTAAAAGTGCTTCAGCGTTTAGTTGAAAATGGAGATACGGTTCTGGTGATCGAACATAATTTAGACGTGATCAAAGCAGCTGATTACCTACTTGATTTAGGGCCTGAAGGTGGAGATAAAGGCGGACAAATTGTGGCTACGGGTACGCCAGAAGAAGTGGCAAAAGTAAAAGAATCCTATACGGGTCATTATCTGAAGCCAATTTTAGAACGTGACCGTAAGCGTATGGAGAAAAAAGTTGAAAAAGCAGAGGCATTAACTCGTTAA
- the ppaX gene encoding pyrophosphatase PpaX has translation MTINTVLFDLDGTLIDTNELIIASFTHTLNHYYPEQYTREDILQFMGPPLYDTFVEMDKTRVNEMIEMYRTHNLANHDLLVKEFEGVLETVKWLHEQNYKLGIVTTKQRNTVMMGLKLTKLDQFFDTIVAIEDVTNAKPHPEPVEKALKLLDAKPEEAMMVGDNHHDIVSGQRAYTKTAGVAWSAKGRDHIASYNPDIILENMTDLIDILKGERQ, from the coding sequence ATGACGATTAATACGGTTTTGTTTGATTTAGACGGTACGTTAATTGATACAAATGAATTAATTATTGCCTCGTTTACTCATACGCTCAATCACTATTATCCTGAACAATATACTCGTGAAGATATTTTACAGTTTATGGGACCTCCTTTATACGACACGTTTGTAGAAATGGATAAAACGAGAGTAAACGAAATGATTGAGATGTATCGCACGCATAATCTAGCCAATCATGATTTGCTTGTTAAAGAATTTGAAGGCGTACTTGAAACAGTTAAATGGCTGCACGAGCAGAATTATAAATTAGGTATTGTCACAACAAAGCAAAGGAATACGGTCATGATGGGGCTTAAGTTGACAAAGTTAGATCAGTTCTTTGATACGATTGTCGCAATTGAAGACGTAACAAATGCAAAGCCGCATCCTGAGCCAGTAGAAAAAGCACTGAAGCTGCTTGATGCTAAACCTGAAGAAGCGATGATGGTGGGAGATAACCATCACGACATCGTTTCCGGCCAAAGAGCTTACACGAAAACAGCTGGAGTTGCTTGGAGTGCAAAAGGAAGAGATCATATCGCTTCTTATAATCCTGATATTATTTTAGAAAATATGACGGATTTAATTGATATATTAAAAGGAGAACGTCAGTGA